The Musa acuminata AAA Group cultivar baxijiao chromosome BXJ3-6, Cavendish_Baxijiao_AAA, whole genome shotgun sequence region AGGATATATCAAATGCACCCCAAATAAGTCAACATGATAATTGCTAtaatagatgtacaaggaagacttttgaatGTTTACCATGAACCAAACAAACTAATGACAAAAGATTATTTTGTTTCTAAGGCCTAAATCTTGAAGCTTGACTTCTTACCGACTGGAAATAAATGAGCAATGAAGCTTGACTTCTTACCGACTGGAAATAAATGAGCAAAGACTATGCACAAATGAATTTATAATTCTTAAATTTATGTAAATGCTTTTTTACCCTAATCAGTGATCACAGACTAGCAATGTAACTTAAAGAGGAATAGAAATGAAAAACTATTCAAGCTTTCTTTACAGAATAAGTTAAGAGGTAAACTCAATACCTTTTCAAAAGACCCTGACGATGAACTATAAGTGCAGGAACCAAGTAGACTGGAAGATAAACTGGAATTGCTCTTCCGTATTCTTGGAAAAGGAAAGTTATGAAATGCCTAGAACAAGATTGATTGCCATGAACAATCTGCAAAAATCAATAACTTTTGTAATTGATGAATAAATCTAACATTAGGAGTCACACTATAAGTGTGCAAGTAGATAAATTCTGAGGTTCATCTACAAAAAATCATTATTTTTGAATAATATAAATCCAAACTTCATCCACCAACATGGGGACATCTTAAAACCGAGAGTTGATACCAGCAGTCATAAACAATCTTCTGTTTCTGAAACCTAATTACAGTTTACATACCATATTAGATCCAAACAACAAACATGTTGTCTTCCAACTCCTAAAATGtacaatcatgagtttaatttaaGCAAAGTACCTGTATAGTCACATTCTAGAAAATTTGGTAAACCACAAGACTTCTTTTGTTGAATTAAACACCAGCAGCTAATACGGAGAAAATTTAAAAGATAGGCATAATCAGAGTTATCGGCAGAAGTGGATGATCATACAAGTCTCACTTATAACAAATTCAGTTGAACAACAAAAGACGAATGCACAACTATCATCAATGAACAAAGAACCGATAAAAATTTGTGAGCATATTCATAAAATTACACAAAAGACCCCAGGAATGGctattaatttaaagaaaaacgaAAACATCAGATTACACACCGAGCATGGAACTTTCATGTTAGGGTCTAGTTTCACATCAACACCGATAGACTTGTAATACTTCTCAATCTTGTCTAAATTGGAAAAAGGAATACTGGATGCAATTTCTTTAACACCCTGGAGGATGACAGCATCTTTTCCACCATGCTTATTAAGAAATGACTTGTATGATGATGGCAAACTATCTTGCTTCAGAATGTAAGCAGACCTGCCAAAAACtagataaatgataaaatataccAAAATCAAATTTAAATCCATACAATAAAAGGGTAATGGTATAAATTATAGTAAtaggtggatttttttttttataagacaaGACGAATCATGGGATGGCATATCCAACGACCTGATCACAACCAATTCATTTATCTGGACCAGTATCAAAGTACAAAAACACTATCTAGCCAGTTGACATGGAATAGAGTTGTAGAACGTAGAGTCACAAAAATTTGATGCATCAGCGCATTTGTATTGAACCTAAATATTCCAgacaaaattttctttcaagttatGCTTAAACATATCTGTCAAAAGTAGTTCTCAAAGGGAGAAGCAAAATTTTCTAAATGAAAAACATATCAATGGGAATAAAAAGTTTGTATTTAACAATTTTCAACCAAAAAAAAATGAGGCAGCATAAGAACAATAAAGCATCATAAAATTTTCTTCTGGACACTGAAGGCTAGAAGCAATCAATAGTTCAGTTCAAAAGGTTGAAGACATTGAAAACTTCTTCTGGACATTTTGAACCCAGTTtctagatttaatatgaatagcattTCACCATATTAATCATCACAAAGTATCTAAATcctcatatatcttgagcatgtTTCATTCAGTTTCACAACCAGATGATTTTGTTTTAATTCTAGATCCAACAAAGAACAATGGTTTTACATTAGGAAATATCACTATTAGATCTGCCGTAATAAATCAATTTAAGCATAATAGTCTAGACCAAATTAAAATATCACCAGATATAATGACAATGAAACAAAATTTGTATAATCAAACATACAGGATTTGTGAAGAGGCAAGACACATAAGAAATATGTCACCATGTAGCCATGTCAATGGTCTACATACACCACCAAATCGTTCACTCTTTATCCCACAACGTGATGCCAGCACGGCAGCACGCATAAGAATGTATATAGCCAAGCTAGTGTGCTGTGTATTTGGTCCTGTTAAGAGCATTGATGGACCAGCAATCAACCCTGCTATGAGGGATCGCCAACCTGCAGTTCTGAGACAAAACAACAAACAGAATTTCTATTAAACTGTTAGCTCTCATGACACCTTTAAAATCTATGGTTTTATAAGGATGTCAAACCACAGATGAAAGAGAGTTATGGTTAACATAAGCACTCAAGAGAATGCTGTAGCATCACATAAGAGGCTTTCATTCTGTTTATGTTTTATAGGCATGCTTCCACTACTATTTAATTCTGATAGGAAGATAGAAACAAAGGGCAGGCAATAGAATACAATTTGATGTGTTGCTGATCTTTGAATCTCAACAGTAAAAAGACCATTTAGCAGAACTTATCCTTCTTACATGTTAGCCTTTCCCTAGAAAACTTTTGCACAAAGGGAATTCCAAATCTTTTGTGCTAACCACATTCCAACTTATGACACTAGGCAAAAACACCGACCATGCTGGTCTCAATTGTTCAATTCTAGTGTGTTTGATATTCAAAAAATTGAGCACATTAATACCACAACTATACTGATTAGATAGAAAATGAAGTTAAagagacatatatatataaaagtaaggCATCTTCAAAGATTGTTCTAATGTTAGGCATTTTGCAAACATAAAGGATTCAGAACAACAATAAAGGCTAGCTCAGTAAATTAATTAACTCTAGAGACATATTTAAATGTTTCCCTTATGAACAACCATCCTCAAGAAGGAAAACCAAGGGTAAGCCAAAATAAGTTATGATATCTAAAACAGGACATAGACAAACATTGTGGAAGCGAGAATCATAGAAGAACGCAGCATGGTATGTCTGACATACAAGGTTGCAGGAAGCTAGGAAGAGACTTTAGTTCCTACTTGAACCCACAGAAATCATCATAAGACTAGATCTTTCATGTTGTTTTACAAGCATACAAGCATGATTACAGTGTTAAAAAGGGTTCCCAGAAAAGAATTCGAACTTCGAATAGCCCACAGGATTTAGTGATAAGAAGGTTCCCAAGAGAGCATTTGGGGTTGGAATCATTCACAGCAACTAGGACATACACATTGCCTTGGATTAATTGAATTAGATTGAGGAATCAACCTTTTCTGGAAAATCTGGAAATTGGTTCAGAAAGCTGAAAACCAGATAAAGCCATTTCGAGATTGACCAAAATCTACAAAGGGAAGTTGGAAACACCAAAATTTGTTGAAACTTAATGGAGACCTACCCAGTGTCAACGGTAAGTTGAAATAGGACAAGTTGGTACAGTTTCAATTATCAAAGATTCAAAGTCTCACACCATATGGATGTATCATCCAATATGCCTTGAGTTACTGTTTTTGAATGTGTTACAGCATCAGTAGATCATATTTTGTAGTCAGGCAAGCAAACCCATCTCAATGGCACTTTGATCCTCGTCAACTAGTAATAGCTAATCTACAGAAAAAGAATCCAGGCCATCACTAATCAATCTGTCATGGTTGTTTCACCCGAGTCCagtctggaaaaaaaaaaaggcaagtcACTTTCAATAGCTCACTATCAATGTACAGATCCATTGCACATACATAATCAAGGATATAATAGACTCCGTATAATTAAATAAGGCCTTCCTTTTGTCATAATCATATAATGTTGCCTCCTCGTATGCTTTTTTTGTCATTGATTTACTAAAATGTTAAGAACAGTGCAAATTCTAGAAGAAATCGAACCCCATAAGACCATGAAGCACCTATAATTATGAAACAAAGAAGAGAAAAACCTAGAACATGAAGAAAATAGAAGAGGCATAACAAAGATGAACTTTCCCAATTCCAACATGCTTTACCGTCTGTGGCCACCGAATGCAGCGATAACCTCGTCCACCGAAACATATGCTCCAGCAAACGTCCCCAGAAACAACCCATATCTCAGCGTCTCCTTCAATGCCAAAACTACAGCCTCCTCATTCGTGAATACACCCGCCTTCCTGAAAATTAACGCCcataaaaaaagatcaaaaagtCAAGAAAACCAAAATATGCTCGCGTGAGAGGGGACTCGGGAGACCCTATCGATCGAACCTGGCGGACGGCCTCAAGGATCTGCGGCTCTTCAACCGCACAAGAACAGAGAACAGCGCGAGCCCCCCCTTCAAGCCGGCGCCTATCGCGAAACCCTTGGTCGCTGCCTCGACGCAACGCCGGAGCCTCCTCCGCTCCTCGTCGGGCGCCCGACGAATGCCAGCGGGGAGGGTCGagggcgaaggaggaggaggaggaggaagaggagccgCCGCAGCACCAGCCACCCCAGGCCGATCGAGTCCCCGGAAGTCGCTCTCGCATGTCCTGTGACCAGAATCCCCGTTGGCGAGGATGCCGTTCGCCAGCGAGGGACCGCCCGTGGCGACGCCGATGCTACCATCCGAGCGAGGTCGAGACATgggaagcggaggaggaggaggaggaggacacttaagcTAGACTGCGATGGACCGCACCGCTTCGAGAGTTTTATGGCAGAGTGGCGATAGAAAGAATACAAAAAAAGGGGAGAGCCAACGAAGCAGAAAATTCGCAAAACTTCGAATTCCCCCTGCTCGGACGGCTCTGGACATATGGGTCGGAGTGGATCAGCTGTTTCATGTTGTAGACAAACCACCCGTACGGCGACGCATTACATAACGACACGTCCGCAGAAAATTCCCTGGGAGATTTGCCTAATCCCAACCTACCACAAGACGGGTGACAAGGGGAAGGGAAAAATCTCTCTTTTCCAaatctaatattaaaaaaaacaacAATCAGTATTTGTCATCGGTTTTTCCAAATCTAAACTAAGTATAATATTGGCAACGAAAAACAAAACCATTATTAACAATTCAGGTCGATTTTGTTTGCGTCATCGAAAGTGAAAAATGATATCTCgagtaaagttttttttttaaagtcgAATTTATAAAATCTTGACTGGGGAATGATTATTTGACTATCCAAAAGTTATCAAAATGGATCTTTCTTCTACTTAGGAACTCCATTTCTTGAACCAACCTACAGTATTCTACGGAGCAGTCGCTTCCTTGGCTAGCTTTTGATGCAACATATAAACTCTTTTTTAAGTTTTGGATCACATAGCTGTAATTGTAACTATAGGTGTTGGAAACTATTACCATTATCATTCATTAAGCATCGAAACTGCTTTTGGTGATATGAAAGATCAACCTTACAACCACTTGATAATTACAcaataaaataaagaatatatatatttaaatcctAATTATTTTTACTGTGTCAATTAACCTAGCTGTTAGACTACTAATAGAAAATCTCACCACTTGCACACAAATAAAAAAAAGTGACAATACCAAATCACACAGGCTAAATTATAATTTACCCTGATCGCTATATGAAAAATGCGAGACCTACACACAAGATGGCAAATGAAAATAAGTCATCCGAGACACTGCAAAGTGTGCTCGTAAAGATTTTGAGTCTACAACTTGGAAGTGCGTGACTTGAATTTGAACCAAAATATTACTTTCAAAAGCTAGTAACGGAATGGATTTGTATTGTACGGAGAATTAGTCCATCAGCGAAAAAGTAAAACGTGTACTTGTTTCATTTAAAGAGA contains the following coding sequences:
- the LOC135582859 gene encoding uncharacterized protein LOC135582859: MSRPRSDGSIGVATGGPSLANGILANGDSGHRTCESDFRGLDRPGVAGAAAAPLPPPPPPSPSTLPAGIRRAPDEERRRLRRCVEAATKGFAIGAGLKGGLALFSVLVRLKSRRSLRPSARKAGVFTNEEAVVLALKETLRYGLFLGTFAGAYVSVDEVIAAFGGHRRTAGWRSLIAGLIAGPSMLLTGPNTQHTSLAIYILMRAAVLASRCGIKSERFGGVCRPLTWLHGDIFLMCLASSQILSAYILKQDSLPSSYKSFLNKHGGKDAVILQGVKEIASSIPFSNLDKIEKYYKSIGVDVKLDPNMKVPCSIVHGNQSCSRHFITFLFQEYGRAIPVYLPVYLVPALIVHRQGLLKRPYTILGKSLLGTARSSLFLSVYCASAWAWTCLLFRILKRCNIPMVAIGTFPTGLALLIEKKTRRIEISLYCLARAIESFFTCLADAGLLPQASKFKRADVAVFSLATAIIMHCYAQEREVFRSKYLNVLDWVFGVPLSPDNEHVKKS